One Rossellomorea aquimaris DNA window includes the following coding sequences:
- the def gene encoding peptide deformylase → MITMNDIIREGHPTLTMVAKEVAIPPSKEDQEILRSLLEYVVNSQNPETANKYGLRPGIGLAAPQINISKRMLAVNVTDNQGKLFSYALFNPKIISHSIEKAYLTSGEGCLSVDRNVPGFVPRYARVTVKGWDGDGNEVKLRLKGLPSIVFQHEIDHLNGIMFYDHINPNNPFEPIPDAIAIER, encoded by the coding sequence ATGATTACGATGAATGACATCATCCGTGAGGGTCATCCTACATTAACAATGGTGGCAAAGGAAGTGGCTATCCCGCCATCAAAAGAAGATCAGGAAATATTAAGAAGCTTGTTAGAGTATGTAGTAAACAGCCAAAATCCTGAAACAGCAAATAAGTATGGGCTTAGACCCGGGATTGGTCTTGCTGCACCTCAAATCAATATTTCTAAGCGGATGTTAGCTGTCAATGTGACAGACAATCAAGGAAAACTATTCAGCTATGCTTTATTCAACCCGAAAATCATCAGTCACTCAATCGAGAAAGCTTATTTAACATCTGGTGAAGGATGCTTGTCAGTAGACAGAAATGTTCCCGGTTTTGTTCCCCGTTATGCCAGAGTGACGGTAAAAGGCTGGGATGGGGATGGAAACGAAGTGAAGCTGCGTTTAAAGGGACTGCCATCCATCGTGTTCCAACACGAAATCGATCATTTAAATGGGATCATGTTCTACGACCATATCAACCCGAATAACCCATTCGAACCGATTCCGGATGCGATTGCCATTGAAAGATAA
- a CDS encoding YkyA family protein, translating into MSKFRFAFILGAAIFVLIGCVGGSSPEENMYNVLEETVSKEGQYVEVQKPLQELEEKEKEIYTKIMDLGMKEFDQIVKLSDEALDNIKKRKEYIDKERTSMSEAEEEFAKADEYVDKLESQDLKKEANELKKTMEERYQLHEKLTSSYLDVLSLDKELYNMFKKKELTMEELEKQITSINDQYEKIVNYNEDYNKKTEEFNSLKQKFYSSAGLDVKESE; encoded by the coding sequence GTGTCGAAATTTCGTTTTGCTTTCATTTTAGGAGCCGCTATCTTTGTACTAATAGGCTGTGTCGGTGGTTCTTCACCCGAAGAGAATATGTATAATGTTCTTGAAGAAACAGTATCTAAAGAAGGTCAATATGTTGAAGTTCAAAAACCTCTTCAAGAATTAGAAGAAAAAGAAAAAGAGATTTATACTAAGATTATGGATCTTGGGATGAAAGAGTTTGACCAAATTGTAAAGCTTTCCGATGAAGCTCTGGACAACATCAAAAAAAGAAAAGAATACATCGATAAAGAACGTACGTCCATGAGTGAAGCCGAGGAAGAGTTTGCGAAAGCAGACGAATATGTTGATAAGTTAGAAAGCCAGGATCTTAAGAAGGAAGCAAACGAGCTGAAAAAAACGATGGAAGAACGTTATCAGCTTCATGAAAAGCTAACATCTTCTTATCTGGATGTACTGTCTCTGGATAAAGAACTTTATAATATGTTTAAAAAGAAAGAACTTACAATGGAAGAGCTTGAGAAACAAATCACCTCTATTAATGATCAATATGAAAAAATAGTGAATTATAATGAGGACTATAATAAAAAGACAGAAGAATTCAATAGCCTGAAACAAAAATTTTATTCGAGCGCCGGACTTGATGTAAAAGAATCAGAATAA
- the pdhA gene encoding pyruvate dehydrogenase (acetyl-transferring) E1 component subunit alpha: protein MASKSKKAQFDAVKTLEQIEDKFEMFQILNEEGEVVNEDAMPEISDEDLQELMRRMVYTRILDQRSISLNRQGRLGFYAPTAGQEASQIASHFALEKEDWILPGYRDVPQIVWHGLPLAQAFLFSRGHFKGNQPPEGVNVLSPQIIIGAQYIQTAGVALGLKKRGKKAVAVTYTGDGGSSQGDFYEGINFAGAYAAPAIFVVQNNQFAISTPRDKQTAGRTIAQKAVAAGIPGILVDGMDPLAVYSATLEARNRAVNGEGPSLIETLCYRYGPHTMAGDDPTRYRTSEMDTDWEKKDPLVRFRKFLEGKGLWSEEKENEVIEEAKEDIKQAIKEADGTPKQKVTDFINNMYEELPYNLKEQLEIYKEKESK from the coding sequence ATGGCTTCTAAATCAAAGAAGGCACAATTCGATGCAGTTAAGACGCTCGAACAAATTGAAGACAAGTTTGAAATGTTCCAAATTTTGAACGAAGAAGGCGAAGTAGTAAACGAAGACGCAATGCCGGAGATCTCTGATGAGGATCTGCAGGAATTAATGCGTCGTATGGTTTATACTCGTATTCTTGATCAAAGATCAATCTCCCTTAACCGTCAAGGACGTTTAGGTTTCTATGCACCAACAGCTGGACAGGAGGCATCACAAATTGCTTCTCACTTTGCTTTAGAGAAGGAAGATTGGATCCTGCCTGGATATCGTGATGTTCCACAAATCGTTTGGCACGGTCTTCCGTTAGCTCAAGCATTCTTATTCTCACGTGGACACTTTAAAGGGAATCAGCCTCCAGAAGGAGTGAATGTATTATCACCTCAAATCATCATCGGTGCTCAATACATCCAAACTGCCGGGGTGGCATTAGGTCTTAAGAAACGTGGTAAGAAAGCTGTTGCCGTTACATATACAGGTGACGGTGGATCTTCGCAAGGTGATTTCTACGAAGGAATTAACTTTGCAGGTGCGTACGCAGCTCCAGCGATTTTCGTTGTTCAAAACAACCAGTTCGCAATCTCAACGCCGCGTGATAAGCAAACAGCCGGACGTACAATTGCTCAAAAAGCAGTTGCAGCTGGTATCCCTGGTATATTAGTGGATGGAATGGATCCATTAGCCGTGTATTCTGCTACATTAGAAGCTCGTAATCGTGCTGTAAATGGTGAAGGTCCTTCATTGATCGAAACACTTTGCTACCGTTATGGACCACATACAATGGCTGGTGATGATCCAACTCGTTATCGTACTTCAGAAATGGATACAGACTGGGAAAAGAAAGATCCATTGGTGCGCTTCCGTAAATTCCTGGAAGGTAAAGGATTATGGAGTGAGGAAAAAGAAAACGAAGTGATCGAAGAAGCAAAAGAAGATATCAAACAAGCTATTAAAGAAGCAGATGGAACTCCTAAACAAAAAGTTACTGATTTCATTAACAATATGTATGAAGAGCTTCCTTACAACTTGAAAGAACAATTAGAAATCTACAAAGAAAAGGAGTCGAAATAA
- a CDS encoding alpha-ketoacid dehydrogenase subunit beta produces MAQMTMIQAITDALRTELRNNEDVLVFGEDVGLNGGVFRATEGLQKEFGEDRVFDTPLAESGIGGLAIGLALEGYRPVPEIQFFGFVYEVMDSVSGQMARMRYRSGGTYTSPITIRSPFGGGVHTPELHADSLEGLMAQQPGLKVVIPSTPYDAKGLLISSIRDNDPVIFLEHMKLYRSFRQEVPEEEYTIELGKADVKREGTDLSIITYGAMVHESLKAAEELEKEGHSVEVIDLRTVSPLDIDTIMASVEKTNRAIVVQEAQKQAGIAANVVAEINDRAILSLEAPVLRVAAPDTVYSFSQAEPIWLPNHKDVLETAKKVLNF; encoded by the coding sequence ATGGCGCAAATGACAATGATTCAAGCGATCACTGATGCACTGCGCACAGAACTACGCAACAACGAAGACGTTTTAGTTTTTGGTGAGGATGTAGGTCTAAACGGTGGTGTATTCCGTGCAACGGAAGGACTTCAGAAAGAATTCGGTGAAGACCGTGTATTCGATACTCCACTAGCAGAATCAGGAATCGGTGGTTTAGCAATCGGTTTAGCATTAGAAGGGTACCGTCCAGTACCGGAAATCCAATTCTTCGGTTTCGTATATGAAGTAATGGATTCAGTAAGCGGACAAATGGCGCGTATGCGTTACCGTTCAGGTGGAACGTATACTTCTCCAATCACAATCCGTTCCCCATTCGGTGGTGGAGTACATACTCCAGAACTTCATGCGGACAGCTTAGAAGGATTGATGGCTCAGCAACCTGGTCTGAAAGTTGTTATTCCATCAACACCTTACGACGCTAAAGGTTTATTAATTTCATCGATTCGTGATAATGACCCTGTCATTTTCTTAGAGCACATGAAATTATACCGTTCATTCCGTCAAGAGGTTCCAGAAGAGGAATACACTATCGAACTTGGTAAAGCCGATGTGAAACGTGAAGGTACAGACCTTTCCATCATCACTTACGGAGCTATGGTACACGAATCATTAAAAGCGGCTGAAGAGCTTGAAAAAGAAGGCCATTCAGTTGAAGTAATCGATTTACGTACTGTCAGCCCACTTGATATCGATACAATCATGGCATCTGTTGAAAAAACGAACCGTGCCATTGTTGTTCAAGAGGCTCAAAAACAAGCCGGTATTGCAGCGAACGTTGTTGCTGAGATCAATGACCGTGCAATTCTTAGCCTTGAAGCTCCGGTACTTCGTGTAGCGGCGCCGGATACAGTGTACTCTTTCTCCCAAGCGGAGCCAATCTGGTTACCAAACCACAAAGATGTTCTTGAAACGGCGAAAAAAGTACTTAACTTTTAA
- a CDS encoding dihydrolipoamide acetyltransferase family protein, with protein sequence MSFEFKLPDIGEGIHEGEIVKWFVKPGDKVEEDDVLCEVQNDKAVVEIPSPVAGTVEELLVDEGTVAVVGDTLIKFDAPGYEDLQFKGDDGEKKEAPKADEKTEGQVQGTAEQGQDVKKDASPEAAEEKSEGVNQSVADAEVDPNKRVIAMPSVRKYARENGVEIRQVSGSGKNGRVVKEDIDAFLNGDSKPVETAEEAKAEEKAPEADSKAAAPKAPEGEYPETREKMSGMRKAIAKAMVNSKHTAPHVTLMDEIDVTKLWAHRKKFKEVAAEKGIKLTFLPYIVKALTSALREYPALNTSIDDSTSEIVQKHYYNIGIAADTDKGLLVPVVKNADRKSMFSISNEINELAGKARDGKLSGDEMKGASCTITNIGSAGGQWFTPVINHPEVAILGVGRIAEKPVVKNGEIVAAPVLALSLSFDHRMIDGATAQHALNHIKRLLNDPELLLMEA encoded by the coding sequence ATGTCATTCGAATTCAAATTACCAGACATTGGTGAAGGTATTCATGAAGGTGAAATCGTAAAATGGTTTGTTAAACCTGGCGATAAAGTTGAAGAAGACGATGTACTATGTGAAGTCCAAAATGATAAAGCAGTAGTAGAAATTCCATCTCCGGTAGCAGGAACAGTTGAAGAGCTTCTTGTTGACGAAGGTACTGTAGCGGTTGTAGGTGATACACTGATTAAGTTCGATGCACCTGGTTACGAAGATCTTCAGTTCAAAGGTGACGATGGGGAGAAGAAAGAAGCTCCTAAGGCTGACGAGAAAACAGAAGGTCAAGTTCAAGGAACAGCGGAACAAGGTCAAGATGTCAAGAAAGATGCATCACCAGAAGCTGCTGAAGAGAAATCTGAAGGTGTGAATCAAAGTGTTGCTGACGCAGAAGTTGATCCTAATAAGCGCGTCATCGCTATGCCTTCCGTTCGTAAGTATGCGAGAGAAAACGGTGTGGAGATTCGCCAAGTATCCGGTTCCGGTAAAAACGGACGTGTCGTTAAAGAAGATATCGATGCTTTCTTAAACGGAGATTCTAAGCCGGTTGAAACTGCTGAAGAAGCGAAAGCAGAAGAAAAAGCACCAGAAGCTGATTCTAAAGCGGCTGCACCTAAAGCTCCAGAGGGTGAATACCCTGAAACTCGCGAGAAAATGAGTGGTATGCGTAAAGCAATTGCGAAAGCAATGGTAAACTCTAAACATACAGCACCTCACGTAACATTAATGGACGAAATCGATGTAACGAAACTTTGGGCCCACCGTAAGAAGTTTAAAGAAGTTGCAGCTGAAAAAGGTATTAAATTAACATTCTTACCTTACATCGTTAAAGCATTAACAAGTGCCTTACGTGAATACCCGGCACTAAACACATCCATTGATGATTCAACGAGCGAAATCGTTCAAAAACATTATTACAACATTGGTATCGCTGCAGATACTGACAAAGGTCTATTAGTACCTGTTGTGAAAAATGCTGATCGTAAATCTATGTTCTCAATTTCAAATGAAATTAACGAACTAGCTGGAAAAGCTCGTGATGGCAAACTTTCTGGTGATGAAATGAAAGGTGCTTCATGTACGATCACGAATATTGGTTCTGCCGGTGGACAATGGTTTACTCCGGTAATCAACCACCCAGAGGTTGCAATCCTTGGAGTTGGACGTATTGCAGAAAAACCTGTAGTTAAAAATGGTGAAATTGTAGCAGCACCTGTGTTAGCATTATCATTGAGCTTCGATCACCGTATGATCGACGGAGCTACTGCTCAACATGCACTTAACCATATCAAGCGTTTGTTGAACGATCCAGAATTATTATTAATGGAGGCGTAA
- the lpdA gene encoding dihydrolipoyl dehydrogenase: MVVGDFPIETDTIVVGSGPGGYVAAIRAAQLGQKVTIIEKENLGGVCLNVGCIPSKALITAGHRFHNAQHSDDMGIVAENVKVNFDKVQEWKAGVVKKLTGGVEGLLKGNKAEIVRGEAYLVDANTLRVMDDNSAQTYKFKNLILATGSRPIEIPSFKFSKRVLDSTGALALEEIPSKLVVIGGGYIGTELGTAYANLGSQVTILEGADDILSGFEKQMTAIVKKDLKKKGVEVVTKAMAKGVEESDSGVVVKYEVKGEEKSVEADYVLVTVGRRPNTDEIGLEEVGIEMTDRGVVKIDKQCRTNIPNIFAIGDIVDGPPLAHKASYEGKIAAEVISGEPAEIDYLGIPAVCFTDPELATVGYSEAQAKEEGIEVIAAKFPFAANGRALALNATDGFMKLVTRKEDGLIIGAQIVGAGASDMIAELGLAIESGMTAEDVAMTIHAHPTLGEISMEAAEVAMGSPIHIVK; this comes from the coding sequence ATGGTAGTAGGAGATTTCCCAATTGAAACAGATACGATAGTAGTCGGATCAGGTCCTGGAGGATATGTAGCTGCAATCCGTGCAGCGCAACTTGGACAAAAAGTAACGATCATTGAAAAAGAAAATTTAGGTGGAGTATGCTTAAACGTTGGTTGCATCCCATCTAAAGCTTTGATCACAGCGGGTCACCGTTTTCACAATGCTCAACACTCTGATGACATGGGTATTGTTGCTGAAAACGTAAAAGTGAACTTTGATAAGGTTCAAGAGTGGAAAGCTGGCGTTGTTAAGAAATTAACTGGTGGTGTTGAAGGTCTCCTTAAAGGAAACAAAGCAGAAATCGTTCGCGGTGAAGCTTACCTTGTAGATGCTAATACACTTCGTGTGATGGACGATAACTCTGCTCAAACATACAAGTTCAAAAACTTGATTCTTGCAACAGGTTCACGCCCAATTGAAATCCCTAGCTTCAAGTTCTCTAAACGCGTACTTGATTCTACAGGTGCCCTTGCATTGGAAGAAATCCCAAGCAAGCTTGTTGTTATCGGTGGAGGTTACATCGGAACTGAGCTTGGTACTGCGTATGCAAATCTTGGATCTCAAGTAACAATCTTAGAAGGTGCTGACGATATTCTTAGCGGATTCGAAAAGCAAATGACAGCAATTGTGAAAAAAGATCTTAAGAAAAAAGGTGTAGAGGTCGTTACCAAGGCAATGGCTAAAGGCGTTGAAGAAAGTGACAGCGGCGTTGTCGTTAAATATGAAGTAAAAGGCGAAGAAAAATCTGTTGAAGCTGATTACGTTCTAGTAACGGTAGGCCGCCGTCCGAATACGGATGAAATTGGTCTTGAAGAAGTTGGAATCGAGATGACAGACCGCGGAGTTGTCAAAATTGATAAGCAATGCCGCACGAACATCCCGAACATTTTTGCGATCGGTGACATCGTAGATGGACCACCACTTGCTCACAAAGCTTCTTACGAAGGTAAAATTGCTGCTGAAGTCATCTCTGGTGAACCAGCAGAAATCGACTACCTTGGTATTCCAGCTGTGTGCTTCACAGATCCGGAATTAGCTACAGTAGGTTATTCTGAAGCTCAAGCGAAAGAAGAAGGCATCGAAGTAATCGCTGCTAAATTCCCATTCGCGGCTAACGGTCGTGCATTGGCACTGAATGCTACAGATGGTTTCATGAAGCTTGTAACTCGTAAAGAAGATGGTTTAATTATCGGAGCACAAATCGTTGGTGCAGGAGCATCAGACATGATTGCTGAACTTGGACTGGCTATTGAATCCGGTATGACAGCTGAAGATGTTGCAATGACTATTCATGCTCACCCAACACTAGGTGAGATTTCCATGGAAGCAGCAGAAGTTGCTATGGGTAGCCCGATTCACATCGTAAAATAA
- a CDS encoding polysaccharide deacetylase family protein, whose amino-acid sequence MNKILASGLTLLLLTACSSESTTSNEEDKKPDQSEMNKENEKTSEAAASQESDNEQQETSEPSEEAVQSKDYTINENNWSINPIGDANPKVVLLTIDDAPDQHALQMANDLKALDAPAIFFVNGHFLDTPEEKETLKKIHDMGFAIGNHTFSHSSLKEISPEKQKEEIVSLNDLIESIIGERPKFFRAPFGQNTDFSRQIAAEEKMSLMNWTYGYDWEKQYQNKEAITDIMVNSPYLNDGANLLMHDRTWTSEGLSDIVKGLREKGYETLDPNRIKTVE is encoded by the coding sequence ATGAATAAGATTTTAGCATCTGGATTAACTCTACTGCTATTAACAGCATGCTCGAGTGAATCAACAACTAGCAATGAAGAAGATAAGAAGCCTGATCAGTCTGAAATGAATAAAGAGAACGAGAAGACAAGTGAGGCTGCCGCTTCTCAAGAAAGTGATAATGAACAACAAGAAACATCTGAGCCATCAGAAGAGGCAGTTCAATCAAAGGACTATACGATCAATGAAAATAACTGGAGCATTAATCCTATAGGTGATGCGAATCCAAAAGTGGTTCTCCTTACGATCGATGATGCACCGGATCAACATGCCTTACAAATGGCAAATGATCTAAAAGCACTGGATGCGCCGGCTATCTTCTTTGTTAATGGTCATTTTCTTGATACACCAGAAGAAAAAGAGACTTTAAAAAAGATTCATGATATGGGATTTGCGATTGGTAATCACACATTTAGTCACAGCAGTCTGAAAGAAATCTCTCCTGAAAAGCAAAAAGAAGAAATAGTGTCACTAAATGATCTGATTGAATCCATCATTGGGGAACGACCTAAATTCTTCAGGGCTCCATTTGGTCAGAATACAGACTTTAGCAGACAAATTGCAGCAGAAGAAAAGATGTCACTAATGAACTGGACATACGGATATGATTGGGAAAAGCAATATCAGAACAAAGAAGCTATCACCGATATTATGGTTAACAGCCCTTACCTGAATGATGGGGCAAACCTGCTCATGCATGATCGCACATGGACGAGCGAGGGTTTATCCGATATTGTAAAGGGCCTGCGGGAAAAGGGATATGAAACCTTGGATCCAAATAGAATAAAGACCGTTGAATAA
- a CDS encoding GapA-binding peptide SR1P, which translates to MGTIVCQSCLNTIDHYEDEKVSVLFSNCCDCNDDKELDD; encoded by the coding sequence ATGGGAACAATTGTATGTCAATCATGCCTTAACACTATCGATCACTATGAGGATGAGAAGGTTTCTGTTTTATTCTCTAACTGCTGTGATTGCAACGACGACAAAGAATTAGACGACTGA
- a CDS encoding aminotransferase class I/II-fold pyridoxal phosphate-dependent enzyme: MSQNETPLFSGLIEHSKKNPVQFHIPGHKKGAGMDPEFKDYIGENALSIDLINIGPLDDLHQPKGMIKKAQDLAAKAFGADHTFFSVQGTSGAIMTMVMSVCGPGDKIIVPRNVHKSVMSAIVFSGATPIFIHPDIDEDLGISHGITTDAVAKALKQNPDAKGVLVINPTYFGISADLKKIVEIAHSYNVPVLVDEAHGVHIHFHDELPLSAMQAGADLAATSVHKLGGSMTQSSVLNMKEGLVSSKRVQTILSMLTTTSTSYLLLASLDVARKRLATEGRELITKTIELSQDIRRQINEIDGLYCVGEEILGTKATYAYDPTKLIVSVKDLGISGFDAEKWLREAHNIEVEMSDLYNILCIITPGDTEVEGNQLVMALKELVISLKKHGDMTPVKVMLPDIPVLSITPRDAFYADTEVIPIDESVGRTIAEFIMVYPPGIPIFIPGEIITQENINYIKTNIEAGLPVQGPEDYDLRHLRVIKEHRAIR, encoded by the coding sequence TTGTCTCAGAATGAAACGCCGTTATTTTCCGGCTTAATTGAACATAGTAAAAAAAATCCCGTCCAATTTCATATTCCCGGCCATAAAAAAGGTGCAGGTATGGATCCTGAGTTTAAGGATTATATTGGAGAAAATGCCCTTTCCATCGATTTGATTAACATTGGTCCTTTAGATGATTTACATCAGCCCAAGGGGATGATAAAAAAAGCTCAGGACCTTGCAGCCAAAGCGTTTGGTGCAGATCATACCTTCTTCTCTGTTCAAGGAACCAGTGGTGCCATTATGACAATGGTAATGAGTGTATGTGGCCCTGGCGACAAGATCATTGTTCCCAGGAACGTCCATAAATCCGTTATGTCTGCCATTGTATTCTCAGGAGCCACTCCGATTTTTATCCACCCGGATATTGATGAAGACCTGGGTATCTCCCACGGAATCACAACAGATGCCGTAGCAAAAGCATTGAAACAAAACCCGGATGCCAAAGGTGTTCTGGTCATCAATCCAACTTATTTCGGAATTTCTGCAGATCTCAAAAAGATTGTAGAAATCGCTCACTCTTATAATGTTCCAGTACTTGTGGATGAAGCTCATGGCGTTCATATACATTTCCATGACGAGCTTCCCCTTTCAGCAATGCAGGCAGGTGCAGATCTGGCGGCTACCAGCGTACACAAACTTGGCGGTTCTATGACTCAGAGCTCTGTCCTTAATATGAAAGAAGGGCTTGTTTCATCGAAACGGGTACAAACGATTTTAAGTATGTTGACGACCACTTCGACTTCCTACTTATTACTGGCTTCCCTCGATGTTGCCAGAAAACGTCTGGCCACTGAAGGACGTGAGCTCATCACCAAGACGATTGAACTGTCGCAGGATATTAGAAGACAGATCAACGAAATTGACGGTTTATACTGTGTAGGTGAAGAGATCCTAGGAACGAAAGCCACCTATGCCTATGATCCAACAAAGTTGATTGTGTCCGTGAAAGATTTAGGGATCAGTGGATTTGATGCTGAGAAGTGGCTACGGGAAGCTCATAACATTGAGGTTGAGATGTCTGACCTATATAACATCCTTTGCATCATCACTCCTGGTGACACAGAGGTTGAGGGAAATCAGTTGGTCATGGCTTTAAAAGAGCTGGTAATAAGCCTTAAAAAACATGGAGATATGACACCAGTTAAGGTTATGCTGCCTGATATACCTGTTCTTTCCATTACACCCAGAGATGCTTTTTACGCAGATACCGAGGTCATTCCAATTGATGAGTCTGTCGGAAGAACAATCGCTGAATTCATTATGGTCTATCCTCCGGGAATTCCGATTTTCATCCCTGGTGAAATCATCACTCAAGAAAACATCAATTATATCAAAACCAATATTGAAGCAGGTCTCCCAGTACAAGGACCTGAAGATTATGATTTACGTCACTTGAGAGTCATTAAAGAGCATAGAGCGATAAGATAA
- a CDS encoding nitronate monooxygenase family protein, with product MNWNTRVTELLNIQYPIIQGGLAHLAYAELAAAVSNAGGLGQITAMSLDDPDQLREEILKVRSLTDKPFGVNFAIGQHGRPFSEFVDIAIEEKVPVVSVTGGNPTPLFQQLKGMDIVKLVLVASKRQAIKAEELGADAVMVVGQEGGGHLGKDDIGTFVLIPGVVDAVSIPVIASGGVGDGRGLMAALCFGAEGVEMGTRFIATKECVHASEVYKRTLIEGDENGTVVIKRSLGAPARAISNSWTKQILDAETSSAGYEGLKAYISGEANKRYIYDGEVDAGFAWAGQVMGLINDIPSVKDLIQRMISQAEGIRKKWN from the coding sequence TTGAATTGGAATACGAGGGTAACAGAGTTATTAAACATTCAATATCCAATTATACAAGGTGGGCTTGCGCATCTGGCGTATGCAGAATTGGCTGCGGCTGTGTCGAATGCGGGTGGTCTTGGCCAGATCACTGCCATGTCTTTAGACGATCCTGATCAGTTACGAGAAGAAATCCTGAAGGTAAGGTCTTTAACGGATAAACCTTTCGGGGTGAACTTTGCCATCGGTCAACATGGACGCCCCTTTAGCGAGTTTGTTGACATCGCCATTGAAGAGAAGGTGCCGGTCGTTTCCGTTACAGGAGGGAACCCGACCCCCTTGTTTCAGCAACTCAAGGGAATGGATATTGTTAAGCTTGTATTGGTCGCCTCGAAAAGACAGGCGATCAAAGCGGAAGAGCTGGGTGCGGATGCAGTGATGGTTGTTGGTCAAGAAGGAGGAGGTCACCTGGGGAAAGATGATATTGGTACATTTGTCTTGATTCCCGGAGTGGTGGATGCCGTTTCCATTCCGGTCATCGCTTCCGGAGGCGTCGGGGACGGAAGGGGATTGATGGCTGCTCTTTGCTTCGGTGCAGAGGGAGTGGAGATGGGTACGAGATTTATTGCTACAAAGGAATGTGTACATGCTTCTGAAGTTTATAAGCGTACCTTGATTGAAGGAGACGAGAATGGTACAGTAGTCATCAAACGATCTTTAGGCGCACCGGCAAGGGCCATTTCAAACTCGTGGACCAAACAGATACTTGATGCTGAAACATCGAGCGCTGGCTATGAAGGATTAAAAGCATACATAAGCGGTGAAGCCAATAAACGATACATTTACGATGGGGAAGTAGACGCAGGGTTTGCGTGGGCAGGACAAGTGATGGGGTTGATTAATGACATCCCATCGGTTAAAGATCTCATTCAACGAATGATCTCTCAAGCAGAGGGCATCCGGAAGAAATGGAATTAA
- a CDS encoding UPF0223 family protein, which produces MEYQYPFDIDWSTEEVIDVIAFFEAIEKAYEKGVSRDDLMNRYKRFKEIVPGKADEKRICNEFEESSGYSSYRVVKKMKELHEADKISMN; this is translated from the coding sequence GTGGAATATCAATATCCCTTTGATATAGACTGGTCTACAGAAGAAGTCATCGACGTTATCGCCTTTTTCGAAGCAATCGAGAAAGCTTATGAAAAAGGTGTCTCTAGAGATGACCTTATGAATCGGTATAAGCGTTTTAAAGAAATCGTCCCCGGTAAAGCAGATGAAAAGAGAATATGCAATGAATTTGAAGAATCCAGTGGCTATTCCTCCTATCGTGTAGTAAAGAAGATGAAGGAGCTTCATGAGGCTGACAAAATTTCAATGAACTAA
- a CDS encoding DUF1054 domain-containing protein: protein MKFNGFTQEDFQVFTINGLEDRMTAIQEQIRPKLEYLGDHFAPTLSALTGTEMFYHVAKHARRSVNPPDDTWVAFANNKRGYKKHPHFQIGLWETHVFVWFAMIYEAPNKVDFGKKVEEDADKIRSLIPGHFVWSGDHTKPDATPFSSMSQDEFIALSERVQNVKKAELLCGIHLDRDTAVKLNGDEFIQEVNSAFETLLPLYKMN from the coding sequence ATGAAATTTAATGGTTTCACACAAGAAGATTTCCAAGTTTTCACGATTAATGGGTTAGAAGATCGAATGACAGCCATTCAAGAACAGATCAGACCTAAACTTGAATATTTAGGCGATCATTTCGCCCCCACATTAAGCGCATTAACAGGAACGGAGATGTTTTACCATGTGGCTAAACATGCACGTCGGTCGGTTAACCCTCCTGATGATACCTGGGTTGCGTTCGCGAATAACAAACGGGGTTATAAAAAACATCCACATTTTCAGATAGGGTTATGGGAAACCCATGTTTTTGTCTGGTTCGCCATGATCTATGAAGCTCCAAATAAAGTTGATTTCGGTAAAAAAGTTGAAGAAGATGCAGATAAGATAAGATCATTGATTCCTGGTCACTTTGTTTGGTCTGGAGATCATACAAAACCGGATGCTACCCCTTTTTCTTCCATGTCACAAGATGAATTCATCGCCTTAAGTGAAAGAGTACAGAATGTTAAAAAAGCTGAGCTTCTATGCGGAATTCATCTGGACCGGGATACAGCTGTTAAGCTGAATGGTGATGAATTTATCCAAGAAGTTAACAGTGCCTTTGAAACACTTTTACCCCTTTATAAAATGAACTAA